TTGATACTTTTGCAGATTACATTGTAAAAAGAGGGTGCTACttgttaataacatttaatttaaggcttatttttacaaaatatgctATAATATGGATATAACAAAATCTGTAAAGTAACAAGTGGAGGTGGTGGCACCTGGTCCCTGGCGCGGCAGGCCTCCTCCAGCTCGGCGGCGCGCTGGCGCGTGGCGTTGAGGTCCTGTCTTGCCTGCGCCAGCATGGCCTCCAGCTCGGCGCCgtggcgccgcgccgccgccgcctcgcCCGCCGCGCGCTCGCGCTCCTCGCCCTCGTTCTGGAGCCTGCACGCGATCGTATATCATGTAAGTCTTAACGGCGTAACATGTTAACATTGCTTTTCGTGTCTTAACCAGATTGCTCTAACTTTAGTATTTGCAACgtaaattttagtttttcaaaTATAACCCAAAATATGTTAAGACTTAGTTAAAGCCTAAACAGGAATTGAAAGATATAGACATGGCTCAAACAACTAAAGGCACTTCTAGAACGCGTACATTagtaaataattgatattatcccattttttaaaaacacaaactAACACCTGTGAAATTACAAAAAACACACGAAAAATACATCCAGCTTTAAAAGATTCTCTAGGACAGACACTTTAAGCTTTTAATTATTAAGTGGCCTTACCTAGACTGCAACTCCTTAATATCATGGTGCGCCTGTTCCAAAGCGGCGCGCTCTCTCTTGAGCTGACCCTCAGCTGCCTTCAGTTCACGGTTCACATGTTCACCACCCGTCTCACTCTCCTTCAACAACGTTTGTACGCGAGACAACTCTAATTCTAGAGATGTGCGGTTTTCTTCCAGACCTATGAATAAGAGTATAATGTGATACAATAATGTTGTATGTTAAATTACGCTATCTACTTCGTAAAATGGAATAACTTCAtggacaatattattatacttctaCTTATAATAAACAAGGTGATCATTTATCTTCTTATTTATTAAGCAAACaggaaatgtaaaaataaataaaacacccTTTTATTGGAGGTAGAAATTGTTCAACGCTGCGAACAGctttttgacaaaaatacatTCACAAAATACATTACGATAGGCTGATAACAGAAATCACTAGCTTCATGAATAACAGGTTCTATCTTTTctaaaactaatttgttttaaagttcATCTTACCGGCGATCTTATGATAAGCCTCGTCTCGAGCCCTGGCAGCCTCTCGTCTCTCCTGCTCCACTCGCTTCACGTGGTCGCGCAGTTCCCGACAACTGCTGTTGTACTTGTCACGCTCCGCGGTACAGTTGGTCAGTTGCCGACGAACGTCCGTCAGCTCTTTGCGGAGACTGTCTGATTCGTTCTCcactaaaagaaaaaagtgtgTTTCAAAAGCAAATATTGTCGATAACTGAATTAGTTGCATTGCGTTGACAAAAGAGGGGTGATGGCAAACCAATTTTGACCTTACAACATTAAAAAGTCAAGTAGACAAACCTACATAGCAAGTTACATACAAACCCACCACAAACCTGACTTTCTTGAATTGATAAGATGgtctctaaaaaatattttttcgtgaGCTATGTGTGGTTTAGAAAAAGTAGTTTTGGATCTGACTGTTATTTATGACTCAAAAGTAATTGAAACACTTTGCAAACGTTGTGACTTGTGAGACGCGGCAAATTCTTGTTGCGAGAGTTGACTTTATGAAAAGGTCTTTAGCACTTACACTCCTTCAGTTTCCTCATGGTCTCCTGCAGCTGTGCATACGCATTGTCATACTTGTCTTCAGCGAGAGAGAGTTGAGCGCGGATCTCAGTGCACTCTCTGATGACGGACTCCTTCTCTAAGTGCAGCTCTTTGATGCGGTTCTCGAAGCGAGCGCATTCGTCTTCTGCTGTCGCCCTAGgaaataaaatagattaaagGAATATTACTATAACTAATCAGGCATTTTCATATGAACTGCGTATGATGTGAGAATGCAGAAAGTCTATTATTCGTCACGGCATGTACCTTCCAGAATTTACCTTTCGGCTTTCAATGCTTTCAAACTTAAcccaatataaaattaagtcaAATTAAAATTCTAGGAAAGGAGTATAACACAAGCTAACtaccaaattaaaaaatattttttgtgaatctaatcGTTATGTATATTTGCGAAAAAAAATCATTCCTATTTAATATATCAGTAAGCACAAaagagtataaaataatttccttacTTAGCTTCTTCGAGTCGTGTCTTGAGTGCGGCTATTTCATCCTTCAGCTGGTTGACATACGTCCTGTCTTGTTCAGCGCGCGCGTGTCCGTCGCGACGACATCGCTCCAACTTGTTCTGTTCACAGTCTAACGCGCGCTTCGCTTCTTCCAGTCGTTCGAGAAGCGCTTGCTGTTCTTGGTGAGCTGTAGGTAAGACAGAAGATCAAGTGCCTATGCTCTTCTAATTTTGGAACACATATTCATACTGAACTTTCaaaacttttgttattattctgtaaattgtaactgaagttttttaatatcaattatatttgaatataaaaaatctacgaGTAATatctatttcatttaattatttgcCTGAAACAGTACAAATCTAGATCTATATTATTCTTTcactttgtttaatataaaatcgcTTAAACATTTTGAAGCCGAGATGAccttattatttgcttaaaaataataataaaggttaGATATCAAAATACAGATTATTGAAAATACTTTCACTCCGTTTCAATAAGCTATCCAACAAAAAGCGATAGTTTACCCATAAGTAAGGCCTGTTGTTTATCATTCTCAGCTCTGAGCATGGCCTCGTCGTGCTGCAGTATGAGTTGGTCGCGCGCCGCCAGTAGCTTCTTCTCCCTCTCTCTCGCCGCCGCCTCTGAGCATTCCTTCTCGCTCGTTAGTGTTGCTATTGTTTGGTTGAGCTTGTGTTCTAGAGCTTGGCGGAGTTGTTCCTGtgaaatgaattattttaaacattcaattttattcCATTCGTTGCTGTTATCAGTTGAACTCGTTTTCCTAAGTGAGATAGTTTTTTTCTGTATTGTAGCGTTATTTGTATTATAGTATATTGTTGCTGACTGTGAAAACCAAAACTTAGTTTACGTTCACATTTTACTAAATCGAAATATTAATGCAAAGAGCGATGAGCTTCGCATGTAAAGACAATGATTTACCTTTTCCTCCTTAAGCTTAGTGATATTCTGTGTAGTTGTGCGGTTGATGTTCGTAATGATCTGCTGATACTCCGCCTCTTTCTTGCCAGACTGTTGTTGCATGGAGTTGCGTGTGTCACGGAGTTTGCGTTCGCTGTTCTCTAAGTCTTTAGTTAGGCGAGCGACTTGACCTGTACGaacaaccatttattttaaaagctatgTAAGTAGAATGCCCTAAAAGTGTAAATCACAAAATATCTgagcacaaaaatattaaatattttcgacGTGAAATGAGTACTATATGAGCATACACACCCGTATACGTACACGTACCCAAAGTACGTGCAgtgttaaacataaataaattagcatctatataaagtttaaaatcacTTTGTCGTTTAATTCAAAAAGTATATATTGCACGACGTcatttgaaacaatttttaaataaataaaacgttcaATATAGGTATagtgtagtatttttttaacccattattgtctcactgctgggcaagcatCTCTTCTCAAATGAGGGATGTTTGGGGAGGAGGTGTATGCCTTAAAAGatctaaaacatattatttacttacccTTGTAGTTCTCCTGTTGTACCAAAGTGTCCTGCAGCTCCTGTTCGAGTTTGGCGCGCTTGTTGTCGGCGTCTTCCAACATGTTGGCGGTGTCGAACAGCACGGCTTCTAGCGCATCCTTCTCGGAACGTACGCCCGCTAGCTGCTCTTGTAAGTGGTGCTTGTCTTTCTCCAGGCTGTCTATTAGAATCTGTAAACGTATGTTTATTTAATGGTTTCCGATATTATGACTGGTAAAGCAGAACGGTGCGTGATTATCACTATggcagaatataattataaaactgtaaaCATTTGAGAAAGTTATTTAGAATCGGAAAGAAGTGTGGAGTTTTGGTTACTTTTTCGGTATTTGGCAATATACTCGGTTCCCTATTATATTGGGGCCGAAATTGAAAACGGCGATAGTCGGTACAAACCAGTTTCTCCAATATCATCGAGTATAACAGgagacaacaataaataaaacacacctTTTGGCGTTAGACAACTGCtcaaaagtaatatattaagGAAATCCTTACCTGTTTCTCTTCACTATCTTTGACATGATCTTCAAGAGCTCTGTTGATCCTGCCGATGGTTTCGTTAGCTTGTTCAAGACGTTGTTGTAGACGTATGATTTCTTCGTTCAAAGTGTCTTTCTTGCGAACCATTGCAGTTAGCTGAGAGCTTAGCTCACCACGCTCCCTagacaaagaaaaatacaaaaaagcgttactaaaattttacttatttcaagtaaatcaaaaaaaaattgtagtttgaacttattttgattttgaaaccaTTTTACATATCAGAGCGGTTAGAATCTAAAACTTCCTAATTTTCTCATATAATACGTATGATATATTTCTGAAAACacagtaaaatgtttatttttttgccAACCGCTTTACATACTTATACTTAACTATTAAACCATTTTCcaatatattcaaaatacaGTATACAATCAATATTCTTACCTAACAACTTGTCTGAGTTCCAACTCGACCTTCTCTCTGTCTCCCTCCAAGAACTTGATCTTCTCATAGAGTGACGCCTTGTCTGCTTCGAGCTCCATGCGAGTTTGTTCAGCAGCCAGGAGTTCTTTACGTAACGAGTTCAGGTCGCCTAACTGCTCTGATGATTGGTTGGAAAGACTTGATTTTTCGTCTTCCAGCTGatgttagaaataatattagtgttttttttatgttaactttGCGACAAACAATTCAAAATGTTAAACGTCTATATTTATCCAACAAAACGTCTTCACTATTTTCTTCCTGCAACTAAACCAACACTTACCTTGctactaaaaaaacattgatattaAAGAAACCGTTCTCTATCTGGCCCCTTAAACTGATGGGTTGTTAGTGAAATTGGCCATCAAGACGTTTTTGTATGAGTGAAAACATCGTATAACCAATAATGCAAGTAATTATTTCTTCAATGTTTTAATTGAAGTTTTAATACCGTCTAGGCAAGTATTTAGTGTTACAATATTATTCTACGTAAACAAGAAACCTGTTCTACAAAATGGCTGTAAGTGTGTGTTTACTTACATGTTTGACATCATCTTGCAGTTTCTTCTTGTCACACTCGAGGTTCCTAACAGCGGCCTCTAGCTTCTCAACTAGATCTTGTAAGTCGCCTCTTTCTAGAAGAGTTCTTTCCAGTTCTATTTCCAGATcacctattaagaaaaataaatgttaacgCACGTATTCCACTCGATCATACGAAGCTTTTCGACGCACGTGAGTGCACGTAGGGGAACGATATACAGTCGTATCGAGTATGGGCATGACAGATAGTATTGAATACAAAAAGTTATACCAAAATATTGCAATTCAAACCAATacgatatttcaaaataaaacatattattccAAAGGATCCAATGATTTAAACAtcgatattatataatattttatatcaggGTTTTATATCTTACTTCTATGTTTCTCCATCTGCGAGAGTATGGTGTCAGCCTCCAACTTCTGCTGGTCGAGCAGGTCCCTGGCTAAGAGGGTCTTGTTGAGCTCCTCTCGAGTTGTCACCAGCTCCGAGCGTAGGCGCGAAGAACGTTCTTCTTCGGCCCTGCACATATAAAATGTCACATTATGTTTCAGTGTTCGGTTCAATTGAAACAAGCCaaaaatttgttatttgtttagtatattactaccattttttattttgtttttatttttattcaagtctattttttttttcttttttctttattatttattcagtacaataaagaggtttttcattttcattttccttcattaatattatgtgcTTATTATACAGGTAAAACCGAAAGGAAgacttcattcattcattcatatcgtatggttagtggtcaacctagtgtcaaagttgatcaagccgcccgcaaggcctttgacatggcttaacgactgttatcttaatagactacaaccaggaccgactttttacgtgccctccgaagcacggagacgcccagctcaaatacgacttatgcggtcacccatctatggaatgaccgcgccaaggtttgcttaacccacagatcgtttaccgaccggtgagcgcaactggctatgggccatgaatgaatgaatgaaggAAGACTGACATAATCACCGCAAAGTCGCGGGTTGGACCGACTATTTAACGATGAATTTTTAAGACTAGTACTGCTTGGCCTTAAAATAAGTCAGGGATTATACAATAtgggtattttaaacttaatattgttataataaagttCAAAGTGGTACCTCAACACAGCCTCCCTGCTGGACGCCTCACGATGTAACTGATCCACTTCAGAGTTCAGATTCCTCTTCTCGGTCTCCAAAGCTTCTATCGTCTTCTCGAGTCGAGAGTTTATCTTTTGAAGCTTCTCGTAGTCTGATGTTAATGATTCCACCTaagtttacaaaacattttgagTGTTTTTCGGCCCATGTGTATTATCGATAGGCGACGATAGGTATAAGTACCCGTAAAACTAAGTACGCCAACATTATTGTGATTGTTCAACTTAGATAGGTTCAGTAGATATTACTCAACTTACCATAGCATTAATCTCAACTCTGTTACGTTCTAGATTGTTCTTGTCGATCCTGAGCGCCTCCAGTGTCTTCTGCATGGACTCTTTCTCTTGCAAGAGTTGGTGAAGATCAGCGTTGGCTTGATCCAGCTTACCTGATATTTACCATAATTattaggaaaataaaacaaaacatttttacatgTACAATTGGAAAGAATATTGGGAACTACTGATTAGAAGCGCTTCTAAAATAAGggtagttattataaaaattttacCGCAAATCTAGGTATTGTTTACCTTGAAGATCTTGAACTTTGTTCTCCAACGAAGCAACAGCCAAGTCAGCCGTCTCGCCGTGCTTTCTACATGTTATAAGCTGCTCTCTACTGTTTTGTAGTTTCACCTAAAACATTTAACAGTTTAGTAAACAAAGAAAGTGAGAAATATTTCGGCTCAAAATGAGATCATATTTTAACTACTGGTCTTGTGATATGGACAGGTACGGTTCAACACCCATTGAgctattttgtgataaaaaattacaaattatttctcAACTTTTCCGTGGCGGTTGTCATTGTATTGGTGCCAATAGTCACATTGGCGTTCACATCACGGGACGATAGGAGCAAATGAAATAGctttttgcttttgtttgtaTTGTTCTTACCTGTAGCTCGTGTATTTGTATCTGATACTTGTGTAGTGCGGCTTGTACGGCTGATATGGTGCTCTCCGCGAACGCCGTCGCGTTGGCGGACGATGATACGCGCTTCGGTGATCTGTACGAATAAAAccacgataaaataaattaaattaatggcATGACTGTCTATGTACCTTACCAAACTGACAAGAGTAAGGTTTTaagtttttcatttacttattttgattgtaCCTTATGATATGTACCAAGCATTGTCATAGactgaaatcatattttttatttgtatttattatttgaaagaatttCAGATTTTAGATGATTTTTAACACTCTATATAAAATCAGGATCAGAGAATCaacattgagataataaaatttaccatattatatattttttatgttcatgTATACTGACCGGTCGTGCAGATGTATGTGCGTGGAGTGCGGTGTGTGTGGCGTGTGTGCAGGCGCAGGGTCGGTGTCCGAGTCGTGTATGAGCGCGCGCGCTACTTCCTCCAATGCACCGCGCATCACGTTGGCCTCGTTGCATGCTACTTCGGCCATCTCACAACGTTCCTCCTGTCAACACACATAAGATAATTTACTTAATCACAAATAGTGACTATTACAAATCCACAGGAAAGGACAGTAATGCCATCTAGCGTTAACAATAAGAATTCTAATAATACAGGCCTTCAGGTGGCGTGAAAATCCAAGTAAGATCAGTAAGGACATCTAGCGACTCGGAACTAATTCCGATTTTAGTTCATAAAAAAAGGCTTATAAGAAAAGGTTTTCACGATAATACGAACAGCACATGAATTATGTTCATTTCTGTAAAATACGAATGAATACTAACAAGTCCCTGCAGTTCCCCAAGCAGTCGTTGTATCCTGGCGTCTCGTTCCCTCAGCTCAGACAGCGCGGTGTCTCTCTGCGCGGTCATATCACGCAGATCAATGCGCATGCTCTCCACACTGATGTTaccagatggcgttgttgtcaTGCCAGTGATGCAGGAAGATTGGCCGGGAGGACAGACGCAGGGTTGATTGTGACCGGACTGGAATTGACCACCAGGCTGGAATTGTCCACCAGGTTGGAACTGGCCACCAGATTGGAATTGGCCACCAGGTTGGAACTGGCCGCCAGGTTGGAATTGGCTGCCGGTTTGGAATTGACCAGCAGAGTGGTAGTCACCTTGCTGCTGTtggataacaatattattattattaaatgattatgCCTTCAAAATTTTATGTggtcaattttaaaactgaaatctTGCAAAATCAGTGCAGAAGTAAATTAAAGATAATTTCAAGATCTTTAGTTTATATTTGTGGGATAATAGTCTTCACAGATTACGAACTAAACTTCCTATGTAGATAGCCAATAATAGCACCGTTTAACGATAAGCAAACCTTTTTTGTCTACTTAGTTCATACAtatctttcttttttaacataaatattacaataataagatattattagtaagtaagCTAACTCGACTCTCTTACCTTGCCTCCTTGCCCACCAAACCCACCACCAACTCCACTTTGAGCAGCAAACGCATTGATAGAATATCCACTGAGCATGCCGATCAGTTCCCTGGCGTTAGAGTCAAAGTCGTTCTTGACTCGGTACAGGTCACGCTCAGTGTTGGTCTGCAGCTCGGAGAAGTGGCGCTTGACGGAAACCACCTCGCGCCACAGGCTGAGCAGGCGATTGTGCTCGCTGGAGTAGTAGTCGTTGAACGCCTGAAGATCAATGTCATTGCTCATGCTTATGAtatgatgtgtgtattattcTAGAGTTACATTATGGTGCGATTTTATTACGATTTAATAGTTCTTGTACCAAACTCTATATACTTGTAGTGGAGTAAGACATTTCTTTGTGCTTTAGATTAAAGTACAAAACCAAATGGATTGGATGATTTTTATGATTCTTTGTTCATATATTTATGGTAGAGATTGTTTAAATTACCTTTCAACAAAGTGTGAAAGTTTTACTTtagtctttaatttttttttaatgtgtttatttgaGGTATTACTTATCTGGATACCTTTAAAGAAGTGgtaatcaatattaaatttactgATGTCATATGCATTCAGAATGTTAATCTGTACAACAAACCTGTTCCTCATCCTTCCACTCGTCTTCTTTGATGGCCATCTCATCCCGCAGTGCCTCCCAGTCATTGGTGAGTTTCTGCAGATCAGCCGTCAGAGCCTCGTTCAGATGATGGGACTCCTCCAGCTGGTCTCTCAGCAAGGTGTTCTGCTGCACCAGTTTCTCACACCTTGGTACCAAGAAAATGTAGATTATTTAACAATGCAATTTTGCTTATGAATTTGTTGCTTGAGTGAGTAGCACAATGATCAGTGTGGATTAAGACATTTGAAATGTTGTGAAATCTATAAATCATTACCATAgatttagtaataatttgtaGGTATTTCTGATTTTATAAAGGTACTGCGTTACTTACTAAagactgtataaaataaatattcctttttatttgtattataataaaattagccTACAACAAACATGGCCCCAGATTGGTGAGGTGCTATGATATTATTGTCTATACTATTACTTTGTACTATGTATTACATGGAAATTTGCACAGCCAGAGATACAGACAGTATTTATGTCCCTACCTAACAGATATTGATCAAACAACTTTCAGATGCTAACTTACTTGCGTTTTTCTTCATCAAGCCTCCTCAACGCGGTCTCGAGGTCGTTGATCCTGGCATCGGCAGCGGCCACGGCGGCGGACGCACAGGACACGGGCGGCGGTGGGAGCGCAATGCTCGACTTAGCGCCCGGCGACCGGTACGTAGAAGGCTCGCTGCGTGGAGTCGACTCCAGCATGTGAGTCTCCAGCTCCGAACATCGCTGCTTGTATTGAAGCACCTAAGAATATAcgtgtttattaaatatttattgagaataTCGATCAATCAAACTCATGTTGTTAGGtattgtttatcaattattgATTAGGAAAACTTGAATTACTTGAAAAAATGTATGCTGGAATCATTTGTGGGTACTAAAATTTACCTCATTTCAGACATTTCCAACgactattttatgaaatatacaacaaaaaaccAATAATAAGCCGCTACGATATTGATCGAAAAGtgacatttgtttgttttgatggaGATTTGACATTTAGATCACGTTCGGAAACATAAAAATTGTCATAAAGTGTTGATGAAAATGTAGACCAGAACAAAAAATGCAATAGAAATTAgaattcattattttacaatgtaaaatatgttgtttttatgtcctgttattgtttttttaatatggtaGCGCCTAGACATAATAGATAAacctcattaaaaataaattaccggCATCAAACACATAGATCTATGTTACTCAATCATTTTAAACACGTGGTATTAATTAGTACCTTTGCCTGAAGTCGAGACACCAGCTGGGCCTGTCCTTGCTGCGCCCTACGATAAGCG
This DNA window, taken from Anticarsia gemmatalis isolate Benzon Research Colony breed Stoneville strain chromosome 11, ilAntGemm2 primary, whole genome shotgun sequence, encodes the following:
- the Root gene encoding ciliary rootlet coiled-coil, rootletin isoform X3 — its product is MDSPVGSVSSDLRRQNEELRARLAGEAADHKRRLDAYRRAQQGQAQLVSRLQAKVLQYKQRCSELETHMLESTPRSEPSTYRSPGAKSSIALPPPPVSCASAAVAAADARINDLETALRRLDEEKRKCEKLVQQNTLLRDQLEESHHLNEALTADLQKLTNDWEALRDEMAIKEDEWKDEEQAFNDYYSSEHNRLLSLWREVVSVKRHFSELQTNTERDLYRVKNDFDSNARELIGMLSGYSINAFAAQSGVGGGFGGQGGKQQGDYHSAGQFQTGSQFQPGGQFQPGGQFQSGGQFQPGGQFQPGGQFQSGHNQPCVCPPGQSSCITGMTTTPSGNISVESMRIDLRDMTAQRDTALSELRERDARIQRLLGELQGLEERCEMAEVACNEANVMRGALEEVARALIHDSDTDPAPAHTPHTPHSTHIHLHDRSPKRVSSSANATAFAESTISAVQAALHKYQIQIHELQVKLQNSREQLITCRKHGETADLAVASLENKVQDLQGKLDQANADLHQLLQEKESMQKTLEALRIDKNNLERNRVEINAMVESLTSDYEKLQKINSRLEKTIEALETEKRNLNSEVDQLHREASSREAVLRAEEERSSRLRSELVTTREELNKTLLARDLLDQQKLEADTILSQMEKHRSDLEIELERTLLERGDLQDLVEKLEAAVRNLECDKKKLQDDVKHLEDEKSSLSNQSSEQLGDLNSLRKELLAAEQTRMELEADKASLYEKIKFLEGDREKVELELRQVVRERGELSSQLTAMVRKKDTLNEEIIRLQQRLEQANETIGRINRALEDHVKDSEEKQILIDSLEKDKHHLQEQLAGVRSEKDALEAVLFDTANMLEDADNKRAKLEQELQDTLVQQENYKGQVARLTKDLENSERKLRDTRNSMQQQSGKKEAEYQQIITNINRTTTQNITKLKEEKEQLRQALEHKLNQTIATLTSEKECSEAAAREREKKLLAARDQLILQHDEAMLRAENDKQQALLMAHQEQQALLERLEEAKRALDCEQNKLERCRRDGHARAEQDRTYVNQLKDEIAALKTRLEEAKATAEDECARFENRIKELHLEKESVIRECTEIRAQLSLAEDKYDNAYAQLQETMRKLKELENESDSLRKELTDVRRQLTNCTAERDKYNSSCRELRDHVKRVEQERREAARARDEAYHKIAGLEENRTSLELELSRVQTLLKESETGGEHVNRELKAAEGQLKRERAALEQAHHDIKELQSRLQNEGEERERAAGEAAAARRHGAELEAMLAQARQDLNATRQRAAELEEACRARDQELVLRLEDCRSKERRLEELKHNLEVCLADATQQIQELKARLGGSEGRCRALEASLSQCEGGKREAEAKLSSIAHALRRVCGVQPDGSVHAAARRRLASPARRYSPHRGRRSRDHSEDRNEIIDVDPELIKKGVRNLMHEVCQIEREKDDYKSQVNIMKKQLKEASEQAGKGDNKLQSVSTNLRAVQEEKARLQTACSQKEAQLNALNESVQTKTVEISNLRDKITSLEAAFSSVSEEKSQNENKAENLRVQLAERVQEVGQLREALAAAEGRAARLDVRRAQLEGDVQRAAVAARDRDQALKKLQERCEGYTRTIAQLEDRCTSLKGTVEQLSTSLQKAATAESELRAELGKVTRQLNEAKNNEHNAVDKLRQLQKSVGSCENEKRVLAEKLESAKSALGELKRLNSTLEDQVHRLTNQLANVEVQRSGLESQLRMTTWDGKESSDSELERELHQLQRERSELKAKCDALTDTVRKLEADRRMTAARPALRSKSHDRTEKSVYYSDLDSGPDSTKDSSIRGYKEPVKECKCSTIPSKDRGFATDLSFLELENRELRMKIRRLEKELADKEAELALCRTRFLSEVSSASPSRRDDVERYRQAALHAERLLESRDASYRQQIMRLEAQASQLRTQLSAEIRRRQAYVARSGRAARDVQRLRSALGDSLRTVSQDPALDCYTLESEARKLDSTLTHSLPPLNDSYDSSK